Within the Mustela nigripes isolate SB6536 unplaced genomic scaffold, MUSNIG.SB6536 HiC_scaffold_753, whole genome shotgun sequence genome, the region AGCCTTGCTTGTCCGGATTGGCCAGGGGTTTTCCGAAGGACAGCATGGCAGGCATGAACCTGCCGGACTAGACCCATCCTCGGCCCTGTGTGTGCGCTCTGAGTTCCCGCAGGCTCACTTCCCACCCTGCCACCTGCTCCATGGGTCCaagctcctctgagcctcagtttgcccGCCACTAAATTGACTGTCCCCTGGCACCCCTGCCCACAGGGCTCTGGACCCAGCCCTCCTGGCTCCTCACCGACAGGTCGTCCTCTCAGCTCATTCCCAGAGGCCGCCTTCCTGCCTCGGGTAGTACTGCAAGGGATTGGGCCACAGGTCCTCGATGATGATCTGGTAGGGGACAAAAGGTGAGCTGAGCACGGGGCCCCCGACCCCGTTCCCCAGCAGTCGGGACTCCAGCATCTGCGCTGCTGACGAAGGCGCAGGGGCCTCACCCCGGCGATCCTGTTGGACCCTGGGCAGCTGGGGTCACACAACCAGTTGAAGAAGTTCAGGCCGCTGAGGTCTCGCCTGCGGCTGGCATCACCACGTTCATAATCCCAGAACCACTGGACTGGAGTGCAACGAGTCTCCCTATATCCTGCGGGACGAGGAAACTTAAGGGAGGCTCTCCGAGGCCTAGGACCCTCGCCAGCTCTCGCTCTCAACGGACGACCTGTCTCCCTGTTCCTGTGCCAAATCCCAGCACTGCCCTGAGGACCACGCACTCCTCCCTTTCCACCCCCAGGCCCGCATGCCGGGAAGCCCTCCGCCAGCTCCTCTGCACCTCAAGCCCACACCTACCGCCGATGCTAAGGTGATACTCCTTAACGATCACGTCGTTCTGGAAGTCGGGGTTGCTCCCAAAGTAAAACATCAACCTGCAGCGGTACTTGGAACGACCCAGTTCCTCCACCTGCCTCAGGAAagcaagaggagggggaggggaaggggtcgTTGACCCTAGGAGTTCTGCCTGACTGATCGACCGGGCCTTCTGCAACTCAACCGCACCCACTCCAGCTCAAACCCCACTCCCAAGGCACCACTGTTGGCCTCAGGCTCCAGGGCTAACCTCTAAATTGGTCATGTAGCTGAGCATGTCTGTGTCCTGGTCGCCTATCACAGCTGATAACTGGGGGTGATTCAGGATCTGCCTTGGGTCAAGGAGCCTCGACGTCAAGGGCGCCGGGAAGAGAACCAGGAATGCCCCGGCCCTTCCCGACTGAGAGCCAGGGACAGAATGTGGCCTGTGCAGAAACAGCAggcactgcccctccccacctccccagcgcTTGCCCTTTCGTCACCCATGCTCTGCCCTGGGGCATCCCAGAGCTTCGAGGATCAACAGGGCTGAGGCTCCCGGGGCCCAAGAGGGCAAGGCCAAGAGCTCGCCCGCTCTCCCTGCCTACGTCCTCTCTGGCCTGTGCCCCTGCTAGGCTGGGCCAGGAGGCAGTCAGTCACCACTCTGGATGTCTGGATGGGCTCGGTCCCCCTCACGGCCCC harbors:
- the LOC132008712 gene encoding testis-specific Y-encoded protein 1-like; this translates as SGRAGAFLVLFPAPLTSRLLDPRQILNHPQLSAVIGDQDTDMLSYMTNLEVEELGRSKYRCRLMFYFGSNPDFQNDVIVKEYHLSIGGYRETRCTPVQWFWDYERGDASRRRDLSGLNFFNWLCDPSCPGSNRIAGIIIEDLWPNPLQYYPRQEGGLWE